From Alteromonas sp. RKMC-009, one genomic window encodes:
- a CDS encoding CidA/LrgA family protein yields the protein MNNLLHMLAGLAAIFLFYFCGEMLVRVLALPFPGTLAGLLMLLAFQFLRRKTPVVLISGGAPLLKHMAMLFVPAVLGVGVYWQQISENLSGIGLAIIVSTTVSLGLSGWIAQRLLQSVAVDSEEDPGL from the coding sequence ATGAATAACCTGCTGCACATGCTTGCCGGTCTGGCTGCGATCTTTCTTTTTTATTTCTGCGGAGAGATGCTGGTAAGAGTATTAGCACTGCCGTTTCCGGGTACACTTGCCGGACTGTTAATGTTGCTCGCTTTTCAGTTTCTCCGCAGGAAAACCCCTGTCGTGCTGATATCGGGCGGGGCCCCGCTGTTAAAGCATATGGCGATGCTTTTTGTTCCTGCTGTGCTGGGCGTTGGCGTCTACTGGCAGCAAATCAGCGAAAACCTTTCCGGCATCGGGTTAGCCATCATTGTTTCAACCACTGTCAGCCTGGGCCTCAGCGGGTGGATAGCGCAACGTTTATTGCAATCTGTTGCTGTGGATTCAGAAGAAGATCCTGGCTTATGA
- a CDS encoding sugar phosphate isomerase/epimerase family protein: MTYQPKGLELGTTLYSLTTQFHGREYTFKELVRKVAAEGIGPGLEVVGFQSIKGFPVVSDQFKDEFLQLMDETNLVPSCLGINADIRINPDKPMSENESVEYHIRQLEAAAKLKFPLVRYQYPAGPSVIEKLVPTAERLNVKLGLEIHAPHHTQHPDVMAYREMYDRVNSPMLGFIPDFGSTARTVPPSFFEAQRIQGCPEDLIKLAQDIWHQDGDPYERRNIYIEQARKRGFEDRLIMSLVIIFGLFNRVAPESWAEIMHQVIHIHGKFFDFDDDGNEIAVDYERVLPVFVDGGFNGFMSSEYEGHMWNDADGFDKIKRHHTLARRILTSLKGEGNE; encoded by the coding sequence ATGACGTATCAACCTAAAGGCCTCGAATTAGGCACCACACTCTACAGTTTGACCACGCAGTTCCATGGTCGGGAGTACACTTTTAAGGAGCTTGTGCGGAAAGTTGCAGCTGAAGGTATAGGACCCGGACTTGAAGTTGTCGGGTTCCAAAGCATTAAAGGCTTTCCTGTTGTAAGTGACCAATTCAAAGACGAATTTCTTCAATTAATGGACGAAACAAATCTTGTGCCCTCATGCTTGGGGATCAACGCTGATATTCGGATCAATCCTGATAAACCGATGAGCGAAAATGAAAGTGTTGAATATCATATTAGACAACTTGAAGCAGCGGCCAAACTTAAGTTTCCCCTTGTTCGCTACCAATATCCAGCTGGCCCTTCTGTCATTGAGAAGCTTGTGCCAACAGCAGAAAGATTGAATGTAAAACTGGGTCTGGAAATCCACGCACCTCATCATACTCAACATCCTGATGTGATGGCCTACAGGGAGATGTACGATAGAGTAAATTCACCTATGCTGGGCTTTATTCCTGATTTCGGCTCAACAGCACGGACAGTCCCACCCAGCTTTTTCGAGGCACAAAGAATACAGGGATGTCCTGAAGACCTGATTAAGCTAGCGCAAGATATCTGGCATCAGGATGGTGATCCGTATGAGAGACGAAATATCTATATAGAACAAGCACGAAAGCGTGGTTTTGAAGATAGGCTGATCATGAGTTTAGTTATTATCTTTGGCCTGTTTAATCGTGTCGCCCCCGAAAGCTGGGCTGAAATCATGCATCAGGTAATTCATATCCACGGTAAATTTTTTGATTTTGATGATGACGGCAATGAAATTGCCGTTGACTACGAAAGGGTGTTACCAGTTTTTGTAGATGGTGGATTTAATGGATTCATGTCGAGTGAATATGAAGGGCATATGTGGAACGATGCTGACGGTTTCGACAAAATTAAAAGACACCATACATTAGCGAGAAGGATATTAACTAGTTTGAAAGGCGAGGGAAATGAATAA
- a CDS encoding MbnP family protein, whose product MKWIFLIPAFLMLTGCGDLFGSSKAPGDIPVEFTDLSLGEDCAWEVTVDKDLWKINYLAFYLSQPEVKVEGRWVPLNFVNNDWQSDKVAFLQFHHACDKKLNNNHILLDANEALLSRATELRLTMGLNFDENHSLPVEQTPPLDKPTMYQSVNAGHNFFRVELQNTREPGAIWSFLLASGGCNGENAETKPSDCAFPNRVTVKLPMAQNVSDLSLLAKLQQILFRVDLKAVTECNMAGSHDKSCEKVMKNLTGREWLRWDAPEKVYLKS is encoded by the coding sequence ATGAAATGGATTTTCCTGATCCCGGCTTTTCTGATGCTGACAGGTTGCGGCGATCTGTTCGGGAGCAGCAAAGCCCCCGGAGATATCCCCGTGGAATTTACCGACCTCTCATTAGGCGAAGACTGTGCCTGGGAAGTCACGGTGGATAAAGATCTGTGGAAAATAAACTATCTGGCATTTTATCTGAGCCAACCGGAAGTAAAGGTAGAGGGCAGGTGGGTCCCGCTGAACTTCGTCAATAACGACTGGCAGTCAGATAAGGTTGCCTTTTTACAGTTTCACCATGCCTGCGATAAAAAGCTGAACAACAATCATATACTGCTGGATGCCAATGAAGCTTTGCTAAGCAGAGCTACAGAACTGCGCCTGACGATGGGGCTTAATTTTGATGAGAACCATTCATTGCCGGTGGAACAAACACCGCCGCTGGACAAACCAACGATGTACCAGTCGGTGAATGCCGGACATAACTTCTTCCGTGTAGAATTACAAAATACCCGCGAGCCGGGCGCCATCTGGTCGTTTTTACTGGCCAGCGGAGGATGCAATGGAGAGAATGCTGAAACCAAGCCTTCAGATTGCGCGTTTCCTAATCGTGTAACGGTGAAGTTACCCATGGCCCAGAACGTGTCGGACCTCAGCTTACTGGCGAAGCTGCAACAAATTCTGTTCCGCGTTGATTTAAAAGCGGTTACGGAATGTAATATGGCCGGTTCTCATGATAAGAGCTGTGAAAAAGTCATGAAAAATCTCACCGGCAGGGAATGGTTGCGTTGGGACGCGCCTGAAAAGGTATACCTGAAATCCTGA
- a CDS encoding helix-turn-helix domain-containing protein: MIKCNLSALLGARKIKISDLVRDTGINRSTATRLYHETTSRIDFETLETLCRYLQCEIGELLEITE, encoded by the coding sequence TTGATAAAATGCAACCTTTCAGCTCTACTTGGAGCGAGAAAAATTAAAATTTCTGATCTTGTCCGTGATACCGGAATTAACCGCAGTACCGCGACCAGGCTATATCACGAAACGACAAGTCGAATAGATTTTGAAACTCTTGAGACTCTTTGCCGATATCTGCAGTGTGAAATTGGGGAGTTGCTAGAAATCACTGAATGA
- a CDS encoding 4-carboxy-4-hydroxy-2-oxoadipate aldolase/oxaloacetate decarboxylase → MAIVVTDIQRPDPDITAKYITQKLGVATVHEAQGRTGLLDSSIRPIQQGAYVCGPAVTVSVPPCDNWMIVAAVEQCRPGDVLVVAPTSDSDSGYFGDLLATSLQSRGVHALIINAGVRDTGELRKQGFSVWSKCIYSQGTVKETLGDINVPVICAGQLVHPGDLVIADDDGVCIVPLKNAESVLKQSIEREALEESKRARMSRGELGLDIYNFREKLRAKGLKYISQHEYLDSERS, encoded by the coding sequence ATGGCTATTGTAGTTACAGATATTCAGCGTCCTGATCCGGACATCACAGCAAAATATATAACGCAGAAACTGGGAGTTGCTACGGTCCACGAAGCACAAGGCAGGACGGGATTACTTGATTCATCAATCAGGCCAATACAGCAGGGAGCATATGTTTGTGGCCCCGCAGTTACTGTTTCTGTCCCCCCTTGCGACAACTGGATGATAGTTGCAGCCGTTGAACAATGCAGACCCGGCGATGTATTAGTAGTAGCACCTACATCCGACTCTGATTCAGGGTATTTTGGTGACCTGTTGGCAACGTCTCTTCAAAGCAGAGGTGTTCATGCTCTCATCATCAACGCTGGAGTTCGCGACACCGGTGAACTTCGCAAACAAGGCTTTTCTGTCTGGTCTAAATGCATATATTCACAAGGTACAGTCAAAGAAACTCTGGGAGATATAAATGTTCCCGTAATCTGCGCAGGCCAGCTTGTTCATCCGGGCGATCTTGTCATTGCAGATGATGACGGTGTATGTATCGTTCCTCTGAAAAATGCCGAATCCGTCTTGAAACAGTCCATTGAGCGTGAGGCCTTGGAAGAATCGAAAAGAGCACGGATGAGCCGGGGAGAACTTGGGCTGGATATTTATAACTTCCGCGAGAAGCTCAGAGCTAAAGGGTTAAAATACATCAGCCAGCATGAGTATCTTGATAGCGAACGTTCCTGA
- a CDS encoding MFS transporter, with protein sequence MSASQNLKLGEKVSFGAGEVASNLTWNLATGFLLLYYTDVALLPAASLGILMLVTRVLDAVFDPIAGIAVDRTNSLRGKARPYLLYAPIPFAILYVATFSVPDWSTTAKLIYAYITFTLLGLVYSFLYVPYSSMLPMLTKKASEKNQLGSVRAMGSSIASIIAFGLTMPLINYIGGDDRQLGFTVTTGIMVLIAVFLYWICFAYTKERHTQPVSKTRPVVESLKTLIRNPVWRAAFFIKLLVFIRIGIMVSCLAYFAKQVMGDISLISVILPLMSIAIFVGGALSSTYISKIGLERGNIIALSIQSALFLSLFFFEDNRSAFIAIFVIANIFSGIAAASGFRVSADAVEWHEKYFGHRDEGLIASVLSFGLKVGLAIGSALTGFVLGWADYDPAVVTELSANALRSLLYLGPVLANSFLILCWVSLINNRKKETNGQLVNFSHRGTNL encoded by the coding sequence ATGTCCGCCTCTCAAAATTTGAAGTTAGGGGAAAAAGTTAGTTTCGGAGCGGGTGAAGTCGCTTCGAATCTGACATGGAACCTGGCAACAGGATTTCTGCTCCTCTATTACACCGACGTTGCCTTGTTACCGGCTGCATCTCTAGGGATCCTGATGCTTGTTACCCGTGTTTTGGATGCTGTTTTTGACCCAATCGCCGGAATAGCGGTCGACCGCACTAATTCTCTACGTGGAAAAGCGCGCCCCTATTTGCTTTATGCGCCAATTCCGTTCGCTATTTTGTATGTTGCTACTTTTTCTGTGCCAGACTGGTCTACAACAGCGAAGCTGATTTACGCCTACATTACTTTCACTCTTTTGGGGCTGGTTTATTCATTTCTCTATGTCCCTTACAGCTCTATGTTACCGATGCTTACCAAAAAAGCATCTGAGAAAAATCAGTTGGGTAGTGTCAGGGCAATGGGCTCTTCTATTGCGTCGATTATTGCATTTGGTCTTACTATGCCTCTCATCAACTATATCGGCGGGGATGACAGGCAATTAGGATTTACTGTGACTACAGGGATTATGGTACTGATTGCCGTGTTCTTGTACTGGATTTGTTTTGCCTACACGAAAGAGAGACATACACAACCGGTTTCGAAGACCCGCCCTGTTGTTGAAAGTCTTAAAACACTTATTCGAAACCCAGTTTGGCGAGCTGCCTTTTTTATAAAACTCCTGGTTTTTATCCGTATCGGTATCATGGTTTCGTGCCTGGCGTATTTTGCCAAGCAGGTCATGGGAGATATTTCACTTATATCAGTAATTTTGCCGCTGATGTCTATAGCTATTTTTGTTGGGGGAGCTTTGTCCTCAACATATATTTCGAAAATAGGCTTGGAGCGCGGAAATATTATTGCGCTTTCTATACAGAGTGCTCTTTTTCTTTCTTTATTTTTCTTCGAGGACAATAGAAGCGCATTTATCGCGATTTTTGTAATTGCAAATATTTTTAGTGGAATCGCTGCAGCATCCGGCTTCAGAGTTTCAGCTGATGCAGTGGAATGGCATGAAAAATATTTTGGTCACAGAGATGAAGGTTTAATTGCGTCTGTGCTGAGCTTTGGCTTGAAAGTCGGACTTGCAATAGGTTCTGCGCTCACGGGCTTTGTATTGGGCTGGGCAGATTATGACCCTGCTGTGGTAACTGAATTGTCTGCAAACGCACTTCGTTCTTTGCTTTATCTTGGGCCTGTATTGGCCAATTCCTTCTTAATTCTTTGCTGGGTCTCTCTCATAAATAACAGAAAGAAAGAGACCAACGGGCAACTTGTTAACTTTTCACATAGAGGTACTAACTTATGA
- a CDS encoding TonB-dependent receptor, with protein MKSRISLSVASSLICIGHYNVAIAQEVDTQSTEDVINTRELEVITVSAERVTSDAQKTATALSVYNGSELASKGVTSAESLATVDPSVNFTKNNGVPYIAIRGIASTDTTEIGDPSVPVSRDGFFTNRPYALQLGMYDLDRIEVLKGPQGTLNGRNSTGGLLNVFVKRPGFEDGYISAEIGNYSAKNAEFGIDWRLTDTIQTRFSGTYRKRDGYRELTGLAEGINAEDENRHSLRGQVLFTPSEDFNAWAMFQHDSIDETGSAYWTTDFTVKSEPEDADTWDGKSPLLYNKLKNDKAQWEFNYSGLPLDGVLTYSGGYEELEYNNAFEAFNPGYPSTRSFLQNQYPETWNHELRFATPIDKEWSAQFGVFLFDEKMSLRDSGIFNIECIASHPLGQACIDRELDNQYGLRFNYQVETNSDAVFAHFGYRPAENVRLTAGARKTWDEKSRTGGNYSYLAALANPFIPAPASENDATGSMKDSQITYHVGVEYDLTDDNFVYGKFDTGYKAGGFNSNAAGVTSYEREEVKTFEIGSKNSLLNNMVRLNFSAFMSTFSNYQANQIVDDFLVVFNTGSADIFGAESELVALVGDNGKLQLSAAYLNTEFDDGISVIEGTSQNPNLREISGNSLPNAPSFSMTGGYSHDFNVKEGILRASIDFKYSSKVYYTVFNDSDTTGDAYTQTNASLSYQPESMEWEASLWIKNITDEMIFARAVRNYNSNVNNFEFAPPRTFGVKVKWNFF; from the coding sequence ATGAAATCACGCATAAGTTTATCAGTCGCGTCATCACTAATTTGTATTGGTCATTATAACGTGGCGATAGCGCAGGAAGTTGATACACAAAGTACTGAAGATGTTATTAATACGCGGGAACTTGAAGTTATAACTGTTTCAGCAGAAAGAGTCACATCAGATGCTCAAAAAACTGCCACGGCGCTTAGCGTTTACAATGGTAGTGAATTAGCCTCCAAGGGGGTCACTAGTGCGGAGTCTCTGGCGACAGTTGATCCCAGTGTGAATTTTACAAAGAACAATGGTGTGCCTTATATCGCAATACGTGGTATTGCCTCCACGGACACGACAGAGATTGGTGATCCGTCAGTCCCTGTTTCTCGCGATGGTTTTTTTACTAACCGCCCATATGCCCTTCAACTTGGCATGTACGATTTAGACCGAATTGAGGTTTTAAAAGGACCGCAGGGTACTTTAAATGGTCGAAATTCTACTGGTGGATTGCTCAATGTATTTGTCAAGCGCCCCGGGTTTGAAGACGGGTATATTTCTGCAGAGATAGGAAATTATTCTGCCAAGAATGCGGAATTCGGGATTGACTGGCGTCTCACCGATACAATCCAAACACGTTTTTCTGGCACCTACAGAAAACGTGATGGTTATAGAGAGTTGACAGGGCTTGCTGAGGGGATTAATGCAGAAGACGAAAACAGACATTCTTTGAGGGGACAAGTTTTATTTACCCCTTCTGAAGATTTTAATGCATGGGCTATGTTTCAGCATGATTCAATTGACGAGACCGGATCTGCATACTGGACAACCGACTTCACGGTTAAATCTGAGCCGGAAGATGCGGATACCTGGGACGGAAAAAGTCCTCTTTTGTACAACAAGTTAAAAAATGACAAAGCGCAATGGGAATTCAATTACAGTGGGTTGCCTCTGGACGGCGTTCTCACATACTCAGGAGGTTATGAGGAGCTGGAGTATAATAATGCGTTCGAAGCATTCAATCCCGGCTATCCGTCTACACGCTCCTTCCTGCAAAACCAGTACCCTGAAACATGGAATCACGAGCTCCGGTTTGCTACTCCGATAGATAAAGAATGGTCTGCCCAGTTTGGGGTCTTTCTTTTTGATGAAAAAATGTCTTTGCGTGACTCGGGGATTTTTAATATTGAATGTATTGCCAGTCATCCGCTAGGACAGGCTTGTATTGATCGTGAACTGGATAATCAATACGGATTGCGTTTCAACTATCAGGTAGAAACAAATTCTGATGCAGTGTTTGCTCATTTCGGTTACCGACCTGCCGAAAATGTAAGGTTGACAGCCGGGGCAAGAAAAACATGGGATGAGAAATCTCGTACTGGCGGAAACTATTCTTATCTTGCTGCGCTCGCGAATCCCTTTATACCTGCACCAGCATCAGAAAATGATGCGACGGGAAGTATGAAGGATTCGCAAATTACTTATCACGTTGGTGTTGAGTACGACCTTACGGATGATAATTTTGTATATGGTAAGTTTGATACAGGATATAAGGCCGGTGGATTTAACAGCAACGCAGCCGGCGTAACATCTTATGAAAGAGAGGAGGTTAAGACATTTGAGATAGGTTCTAAAAACAGTTTACTGAACAATATGGTTCGACTGAACTTTTCCGCATTCATGTCTACTTTCAGCAATTATCAAGCTAATCAGATTGTTGATGACTTTCTGGTGGTTTTTAATACCGGAAGTGCGGATATTTTTGGCGCTGAGAGTGAACTGGTTGCACTTGTCGGAGACAACGGTAAGTTGCAATTGAGTGCCGCCTATCTTAATACGGAGTTCGATGATGGTATTTCTGTCATAGAAGGTACCTCTCAAAATCCCAATTTAAGAGAAATCAGTGGAAACTCACTCCCGAATGCCCCGTCCTTTTCCATGACCGGAGGCTACAGTCACGATTTCAATGTGAAGGAAGGCATTCTGCGAGCCAGTATCGATTTCAAATACTCCTCAAAGGTCTATTACACCGTCTTTAATGACAGTGATACTACAGGTGACGCATACACTCAAACGAATGCATCGCTGTCTTATCAGCCCGAATCGATGGAATGGGAAGCCTCTCTCTGGATTAAGAATATCACTGACGAAATGATTTTTGCTCGTGCAGTCAGAAACTATAACTCAAATGTTAACAATTTTGAGTTTGCCCCTCCGCGTACATTCGGAGTTAAAGTGAAATGGAATTTCTTTTGA
- a CDS encoding GMC oxidoreductase, translated as MINSDYDAIVVGSGISGGWAAKELTEKGLKVLMIERGPMIEHGRDYNTEFKAPWEMQFHGIGDAEKYADEYPVQSKKKMFFNEYSEKHWVNDKENPYATEEGTEFEWYRGYQMGGKSLIWGRQCWRWSDLDFSANHEDGIGVDWPIRYEDLKPWYDYVEEFIGVAGNNDGLDVLPDGKYLPPFELRAAEKKFKEVLESDFPGRTLISGRTANITQPHNGRGQCQKRLVCNRGCSFGAYFSTQSSTLPAARATGNLTLLTETVVESVVYDEKTGRASGVKTVGANNGVRQEFNADVIFLNAGTINTVGILLRSKSISFPNGLANSSGVLGHYLMDHASATSAVALFNGVDDRGYIGNRPNTVIVPRYRNVGSSDAPFKRGYHFQGAASRQGWRRGARTAGVGKQLKEALANQGSWTFFLGVFAECLPYRENKISIHPTAKDPQGLPQMNISFRYGENEYAALRDAETEARKMLEAAGAKIIMSSSEPDPGGSSIHEMGGARMGHDKRDSVVNKFNQCHDVPNIFITDGACMSSTACQNPSLTYMALTARAVDYAVGKLKVGDL; from the coding sequence TTGATAAATTCTGATTACGATGCAATCGTCGTTGGTTCAGGTATTTCTGGCGGTTGGGCAGCGAAAGAGCTAACTGAGAAAGGGCTTAAGGTTCTGATGATCGAGCGCGGGCCAATGATCGAACATGGCCGCGATTATAACACTGAATTCAAAGCTCCCTGGGAGATGCAGTTTCACGGAATTGGTGATGCAGAAAAATATGCCGATGAATATCCGGTTCAAAGTAAAAAAAAGATGTTCTTTAACGAGTATTCGGAGAAGCATTGGGTTAATGATAAGGAAAATCCCTACGCGACTGAAGAAGGAACTGAATTTGAGTGGTATCGCGGTTATCAGATGGGGGGAAAGTCACTGATATGGGGCAGACAGTGCTGGAGATGGTCTGATCTGGATTTCAGTGCAAATCATGAAGATGGTATAGGTGTTGACTGGCCTATCAGGTATGAAGACCTGAAACCCTGGTATGACTATGTGGAAGAATTTATCGGGGTTGCAGGGAACAATGACGGATTAGATGTACTTCCAGACGGAAAGTACCTGCCGCCCTTTGAATTAAGGGCTGCAGAAAAAAAATTCAAAGAGGTGCTTGAGTCTGATTTTCCCGGACGTACTCTCATCTCGGGGCGAACGGCAAATATTACTCAACCTCATAATGGAAGAGGGCAATGTCAAAAAAGGCTCGTGTGTAATCGCGGTTGCTCATTCGGGGCCTATTTTTCTACCCAATCTTCCACATTACCAGCAGCAAGAGCAACGGGCAACCTTACTTTATTAACTGAAACTGTTGTCGAGTCAGTTGTTTATGATGAAAAAACAGGCAGGGCCTCAGGTGTTAAAACTGTTGGTGCTAATAATGGTGTAAGGCAGGAGTTTAATGCGGATGTTATTTTTCTTAATGCAGGGACAATAAATACTGTAGGTATACTACTCCGATCTAAATCAATATCTTTTCCGAATGGCTTGGCTAACTCGAGTGGGGTGTTGGGGCACTATCTTATGGATCACGCCAGTGCGACATCAGCTGTTGCATTATTTAACGGTGTTGATGATAGAGGATACATAGGGAACCGGCCTAACACTGTAATTGTCCCGAGATACAGAAATGTGGGGAGCAGTGATGCACCGTTCAAACGAGGCTATCATTTCCAGGGAGCAGCTTCCAGACAAGGCTGGCGCAGAGGAGCAAGAACGGCCGGTGTTGGTAAACAACTAAAAGAAGCTCTGGCGAATCAGGGAAGCTGGACTTTCTTTCTGGGAGTTTTTGCTGAATGCCTCCCATACAGGGAAAATAAAATTAGTATCCATCCGACGGCAAAGGATCCTCAAGGTTTGCCGCAGATGAATATAAGTTTCAGATACGGTGAAAATGAGTACGCTGCGCTCAGAGATGCCGAAACAGAAGCCCGTAAAATGCTTGAAGCTGCGGGGGCAAAAATTATTATGAGTTCATCTGAGCCTGATCCGGGGGGAAGCTCTATTCACGAAATGGGAGGGGCAAGAATGGGACATGACAAACGAGATTCCGTTGTGAATAAGTTTAATCAGTGCCATGACGTGCCAAACATCTTTATCACTGATGGTGCTTGTATGTCCTCTACGGCGTGTCAGAATCCTTCATTGACTTATATGGCGCTTACTGCTCGAGCTGTTGACTATGCCGTCGGCAAATTGAAAGTTGGCGATCTTTAA
- a CDS encoding C-glycoside deglycosidase beta subunit domain-containing protein codes for MMDHRAVSDNGLILTTSGVKIDVRLPWYRTLPLSVVEFLGVEIDGKAFDLEKLDFELEGKFMPLTSLRPKTNVWWYVLDSGFIHIDSPDFEKGKSYSVSVTVSFKPPYIQGLNRIIKTTKSLVAH; via the coding sequence ATGATGGATCATCGCGCCGTTAGTGATAATGGCTTAATTCTGACTACGTCAGGAGTAAAAATTGATGTCAGGCTTCCATGGTACAGAACTCTTCCCTTATCTGTCGTTGAATTTCTTGGAGTAGAAATTGATGGAAAGGCATTTGATCTGGAAAAACTAGACTTCGAATTAGAGGGCAAGTTTATGCCTCTGACATCACTCAGACCCAAAACTAATGTTTGGTGGTACGTACTGGATAGTGGATTTATTCACATAGATTCGCCTGATTTTGAAAAAGGGAAGAGCTATTCCGTTTCCGTGACCGTGTCTTTTAAACCTCCATATATTCAAGGTTTAAACCGGATAATCAAGACAACTAAATCCCTGGTAGCACATTAA
- a CDS encoding gluconate 2-dehydrogenase subunit 3 family protein: MNNIFHISRRQLLCILGAGLGASAFASISNNALLLKQDAESANEELSLLAEICDILIPDTTSKGAVAANVPAFVHMAFQHQLFGGSVDTVVSIGSYLNSKSPSGNFLLEDEFFKRSIIELIDKTTFSKSQETEISANWKIIKEAVIVGYYTSEIGGAEELTYLPVAGSMYRADIAFKDTPHVSNLWMENAF; this comes from the coding sequence ATGAATAATATTTTTCATATTTCCCGTCGCCAGTTACTTTGTATACTCGGTGCGGGCCTGGGTGCATCAGCATTTGCATCAATTTCAAATAATGCTTTGCTGTTAAAACAAGATGCAGAGTCTGCCAATGAAGAACTGAGCTTACTCGCAGAAATTTGCGATATTTTAATTCCGGATACAACATCTAAGGGGGCTGTTGCGGCAAATGTTCCGGCATTTGTCCACATGGCATTTCAGCACCAGTTGTTTGGTGGCTCAGTTGACACAGTGGTGAGCATAGGAAGCTACTTAAACTCGAAGTCACCTAGCGGTAACTTCTTGCTTGAGGATGAATTTTTCAAACGTTCAATCATTGAGTTGATTGACAAAACTACATTTTCCAAAAGCCAGGAAACGGAAATATCAGCAAATTGGAAGATAATCAAAGAAGCTGTAATCGTTGGATATTATACAAGCGAAATCGGTGGTGCTGAAGAACTCACGTATCTGCCCGTTGCCGGAAGTATGTATCGCGCAGACATTGCATTTAAAGATACTCCACATGTGTCGAATCTTTGGATGGAGAATGCATTTTGA
- a CDS encoding HD domain-containing protein, whose protein sequence is MTEIHSFQPLLNNTTDLTRFRGTYFLTEFESRIGDEHHYWKLSLADSSGELTVYCYDPEFIQDYIAVDMYVQIEVVRKSTRGCEFVQCVQLHRWEREQEKRLSPMQLPRCMCPKPQALDWFLDFRNRIRVQNLRRFLDRVIMQPHVSMAFLTAPASLETHYSYPGGLIEHSVATAWSVIGYQDHSSVERDLAIVAALLHDIGKTQTMTSDLVKTRLGRLVNHNHLTLEICADALAEMDLLAPGLGDQLRHAWTSAETDSECCEPEQSRLAERLEECDLNSFSEHVVFP, encoded by the coding sequence ATGACTGAAATCCATTCGTTCCAACCACTGCTAAATAATACAACCGATTTAACTCGATTTCGAGGAACGTATTTTTTAACAGAATTTGAATCGAGAATCGGAGATGAGCATCATTACTGGAAACTGTCCCTCGCGGATTCATCCGGAGAATTGACGGTGTACTGCTATGATCCTGAATTTATTCAGGATTATATTGCAGTTGATATGTATGTACAGATTGAAGTCGTTCGAAAATCGACACGTGGTTGCGAATTTGTTCAGTGCGTACAGCTACATAGGTGGGAGCGGGAACAGGAAAAACGATTGTCTCCCATGCAATTGCCCCGGTGTATGTGCCCTAAACCGCAGGCATTGGACTGGTTTTTGGATTTCAGAAATCGAATCCGAGTACAAAATCTCAGACGATTTTTAGATAGAGTCATCATGCAACCCCACGTTTCTATGGCATTTCTCACTGCTCCAGCTTCACTCGAAACGCATTACAGCTATCCGGGCGGACTGATTGAACATTCTGTCGCGACTGCATGGTCAGTTATAGGATATCAGGATCACTCATCTGTTGAGCGCGATCTGGCTATCGTCGCCGCTCTGCTGCATGACATCGGAAAGACACAAACAATGACCAGTGATTTGGTCAAAACCCGGCTGGGACGACTGGTTAACCACAATCATCTCACACTGGAAATTTGTGCAGATGCTCTGGCGGAAATGGATCTTTTGGCGCCAGGACTGGGTGATCAACTGCGACACGCGTGGACAAGTGCTGAAACTGACAGTGAATGTTGTGAACCGGAACAATCACGGTTGGCAGAGCGGCTGGAAGAGTGCGATCTGAATTCGTTCAGTGAGCATGTTGTTTTTCCATAG